ACTCCCTGTGCGTAATGACCCCGAATCGCCGCGCGGCCGACCGAGCGAGGCGGACCGAGCGACCCGTGATGCCGGCGGACGCGTTCGCCGTGGACGTCGAGGACCGCGGGCGCGAGTTCGTTGTGAGCGCTGACCTCCCCGGACTGCGGACGCAGGACATCGACGTGACGGTGAAGAAAGACCGCGTGCGCATCGCCGCCGACTTCGAGAACGACGAGGACGGACGCTACCTCCGGCGAGGCCGCGAGCGCGCGTCCGGCGAGCGCGTTCGCGTGCTCCGCCTCCCGCAGCGCGTCGACGAGAAGCGCGTGTCCGCGTCGTTTCAGGACGGCGTGCTCCGCGTGCACTTGCGGAAGGCGGGCGGGCGGAGCGTCGACGTGTCCTAATCGTACGCGAGGCGGTTGAACTCGTAGCGATAGGTGCGCCCCGTCGTCTTCACGACGAGACGCGGGTCGTTGCCCTCCCACTCGACGCGGTCGAAGTGTTCGCCGAGCGCGCCCGGATTGAGGGAGTCCGGGGGGTTCTCGACGTCGAAGTAGAGGCGGGCAGTCGGTCGCTTCGCCTCGTCGACGCGGGTCGCTTCGACGGCGAGGACGTTCCCGCTGTCTCGGACGTCGACTTCGCCCGAGAACTCCCACGTTCCGTCGCCGGTGCGAATCTGTTTGCCGCCGAGTTCCGGCCACGTCGTGTCGGCCATGACTTCTCGGACGGCGACCAGACAGATTGTCGTTTCGACAGGATGGCTGTGGGCTACGTCACGGTGACCGACAGCGACCGCGTCCGGGGGCCGTCGCACTCCACGAACAGGACGGCCTGCCACGTGCCGAGCGCGAGGTCGCCGTCCCGAACCGGTATCGTCGCGCTCTCGCCGAGCAGCATCGCGCGCAGGTGGGCGTCGGCGTTGTCGTCCACGCGGTCGTGGTCGTAGTCGCCGTTGGCGGGCACGAGGGCGTCGAGCGCTCGCTCCAGGTCTCGAAGCAGTCCCGACTCGGGTTCGTTCACCGCGACGCCGGCGGTCGTGTGCGGGACGTAGACGGTGCAGACGCCGCGCTCGCAGTCCTCGGGAATCGCGTCGCGCACGGCGTCGGTCACGTCGCGGACCTCGACGCGCTCGCTCGTGGACACCTCGATGGACATACCTCGGGCTACGACGCGGGCGAACAAGAGCGTGGGCGGTCACAGCGAGAGGACGAGGGCGTCGCCGTCCCGGTCGAAGGAGGTGCCGAAGGGCTCGGAGCGCTCGCGCATCCGCTCGCGGCTCCACACCGCGGCCTCGTCGGTCGCCTCGCGGACCGCGCAGTCCTCGATTTCCGTCGGATGGAGGCGCAGCGTCGCCGGCGCGCCGCCCTTGACCACTACCTCGAAGCAGAACCCGCGGTCGTTCCGGAGCGTCGCGTCCACCGCGTAGTCGTCTACGAAGTCGCCGGTGTCGTAGAGTATCGGCGCGCCGTCGTACACCTCGACGCCCTGGAAGACGTGGGCGCTGTGGCCGTGAACCACGTCGACGCCCGAGTCCACGAACCACTTCGCGAACGCCCGGAAGCGCGCGGGCGGCGAGACCACCATGTTCGGCCCCCAGTGCAGGGACGCCACCACGAGGTCGGGGTCGGTCGCGTCGGCGCGGGCCAGCGCCTCCTCGACGGTCGCGCGCGTCTCGGGATTCTCAACGTCG
The nucleotide sequence above comes from Halobacterium litoreum. Encoded proteins:
- a CDS encoding secondary thiamine-phosphate synthase enzyme YjbQ, translated to MSIEVSTSERVEVRDVTDAVRDAIPEDCERGVCTVYVPHTTAGVAVNEPESGLLRDLERALDALVPANGDYDHDRVDDNADAHLRAMLLGESATIPVRDGDLALGTWQAVLFVECDGPRTRSLSVTVT
- a CDS encoding Hsp20/alpha crystallin family protein, producing MTPNRRAADRARRTERPVMPADAFAVDVEDRGREFVVSADLPGLRTQDIDVTVKKDRVRIAADFENDEDGRYLRRGRERASGERVRVLRLPQRVDEKRVSASFQDGVLRVHLRKAGGRSVDVS
- a CDS encoding CapA family protein, with protein sequence MTRLGFVGDVMLGRQVDDKQRSRSVEAVWGDCLDFLREFDGLFANLECCLSDRGQPWRRTDHTFHFRADPEWAVPALERAGVDCCALANNHVLDFETEALLDTLDALDDGGIAHSGAGRTRDDALDPAVVTADGLDVAFVSLTDNTPEYAATDSASGTAHVEIDVENPETRATVEEALARADATDPDLVVASLHWGPNMVVSPPARFRAFAKWFVDSGVDVVHGHSAHVFQGVEVYDGAPILYDTGDFVDDYAVDATLRNDRGFCFEVVVKGGAPATLRLHPTEIEDCAVREATDEAAVWSRERMRERSEPFGTSFDRDGDALVLSL